The nucleotide sequence GCACCCGCTCGAGTTCCAGCTCTACTACGGAGTCTGATCCTCGCACCCCAGCCGACGAGGGCGAACAGCAGCACACAGCGCGGAGAATCCGCGAACAGTCCGCACGGGCAGTGATCGCCGACGCGATCGCCGCTCGTGCGGACTCTTCTATTGTCCGGGGTATGTGCCCGCACACGTCGAGGGTCGTGGAGGCGGATTCATGCCGCGGGCGGGACAGCCCCGGCCGTCGAGCTAACGGGCGCCGGGCCCGTCGAACTGCGAATCGGGGCCGCGACGCAGCGCCGGATCGTGCACGTCTCCCCGCTGGCCCACCACGAACCGCACGAGCGGTCCCAGCAGCGGGAACAGCAGCACCGCTGCGATCCAGATCATCCGGCGGCGTGACGACAGGGGCCGTGCGCGTCGCGCGGCGATATGTCGCCGCGCCTGCACTCACAGGCCGTAGAACAGCCGCTCGAAGACAGCGCGGGCCTGGCGCGTGGTGCGAAGGTAGTCATCCTCGAGCAGCTCGGAGCTGCCCGGCGGATAGCCGCACCACCGCGCGACGGCCTCCATGTCCTGGCCCGCCGAGGGCAGCACGTCCGAGGCCCGGCCGGTGCGCAGCACGTTGCCGTTGCGGATGGCCGTGCACAGCTTCCAGGCCTTGGCCAGGGCGTGGGCGTCCTCCGAGTCCATCAGCTCGGCCTGCACCGCGGCCTCGAGCCCGTCCAGGGTGGAGGTGGTGCGCAGGCCGGGATGCTGGTGGGCGTGCTGCAGCTGCAGGGTCTGCACGAGCCATTCGACGTCCGAGAGACCCCCGCGACCCAGCTTCACATGCCGGGACGGGTCGGCACCGCGCGGCAGGCGCTCGTTCTCCACCCGAGCCTTCATGCGTCGGATCTCATTGAGCTGGCGCTCGGTGAGCTCCGCCGGGTAGCGGTAGGGATCGATCAGCTCGGTGAACCGCTCAGCGAGCAGATCCGACCCCGCCATGGGCCGGGCTCGGGTGAGCGCCTGGAACTCCCAGGTGTCCGCCCAGCGGCTGTAGTACTCGGCGTAGGACTCCAGCGACCGGACCATGGGACCGGAGCGCCCCTCGGGACGCAGATCGTTGTCGATCTCCAGCACGCGCTCGGCCACGATCGGTGGGTCGCAGGGCCGCTTGAGCAGCTGGACCATCCGCTCGATCACCCGCGCCGCCTGCTCCCCCGGTTGCTGCGGCGGGGCATCCTCGGCGGCGGCGTCGGAGTCCGGGGCGTCATCGGAGGCCGCAGCCTCGTCGGAGGCGCCCGACAGTGCATCGTCGGATTCCGCGGTGTCGTCGGTGCTCGCGCCCTCCACAGCATCGGCCGCCTCGGGGGCCGCGGCATCGTCCGGTCGGGAGATCAGCCCGAGCTCATCGCGGCCAGGATGCTCGTGGCCGTCTTCGCAGGGGACGTAGACGTAGAGGACATCGGCGTCGGAGCCGTAGCCGATCTCGCGACCGCCCTGGCGCCCCATGGCGACCACGAGGATGTCGGCCGCCCAGGGCACTCCCTGCTCGCGATGCAGCTCCCGCTCGGCGGAGTACAGGGCACCGAGCACCGCAGCGCGGTCGATGTCCGACAGCGCCGCGACGACCTGCTGGACATCGATCAGCCCGGCGGTGTCGGCCAGCGCCACGCGCAGCGACTCCCTGCGCCGCATCAGTCGGATCATGCGCACTGCGGACTCGGCATCCGGGTGACGGCCCATCTGCGCGTGCGTCTCCGCCCACAATGTGGCGAAGGTCCGGGGCTTGAGCTCGGCGTCCGTGCCCAGCCACGCGGTGGCCTCCGGCAGCGTCTCGAGCATGTCCGAGATGTAGCGCGAGGAGGAGAGCACGTGGCACAGGCGCTGCGCCCCGGTGTTGGAATCGCGCAGCATCCGCAGGTACCAGGGCGAGGTGCCCAGCTCCTCCGACACGCGCCGGAAGCCGAGCAGCCCGGCATCCGGGTCCACGCCTTCGGCGAACCACTCGAGCAGCACCGGAAGCAGCGTGCGCAGGATGCTGGCCCGGCGGCTGACGCCCCGAGTGAGCGCCTCGAGGTGACGATGGGCAGCCTTGGGGTCGCGGTAGCCCAGCGCCTTGAGGCGGTCTCGGACCTGGTCCTGGTTCAGCTCGACGCCCTCGAAGGAGGTGTTGGTGATCGCGGCCAGCAGCGGGCGGTAGAAGATCCGCTCGTGCATGCCGCGCACGGCCCTGCGCGTCTTGTGCCAGCGCTCCATCAGGTCGTCGCCGCCGGTGCGGGCACCCGCCCCGGGCGGGTGCATGGCGGCGGCGATCACGGCCAGCTCCGCGGTGGAGGTGGGCATCAGGTGGGTGCGACGCATGCGGAAGAGCTGGATGCGATGCTCGAGCAGGCGCAGCCACCGGTACTGGGCGCCGAACTCCTCGGCGTCCTCACGGCCGATGTACCCGGCGTTGGCCAGGGCCGCCAGGGAGTCCGTGGTGGCACGGGTGCGCACGGACTCGTCGCCGCGGCCGTGCACCAGCTGCAGCAGCTGGACGGTGAACTCGACGTCGCGCAGGCCGCCGGGGCCGAGCTTGATCTGGCGGTCCCGCTCCTCGGAGGGGATGTTGTCCATGACGCGCCGGCGCATGGCCTGCACGGAGGACACGAAGCCCTCGCGGTGGCTCGACTCCCACACCATGGGCGAGATCGCCTCGGAGTAGCGGCGGCCGAGCTCCTGGTCCCCCGCCATGGGCCGGGCCTTGAGCAGCGCCTGGAACTCCCAGGACTTGGCCCACTTGCGGTAGTAGCGCACGTGGGAGTCCAGCGTGCGCGACAGCGGCCCGTCCTTGCCCTCGGGGCGCAGGTTGGCGTCGAGTTCCCACAGCGGGGCCTCCGGGCCGTTGGACATCACAGCTCGAGCGGTCCCGATGGCCAGGGCCGTGGCCAGCACGGCTGCGCGGTCGTCGTCGATCGGCTCGTGGCCGTCCTCGCCGCCGAACGGGTCGACGATGTCGTGGACGTAGACGACGTCCACGTCAGAGATGTAGTTCAGCTCCCTGGCCCCGCACTTGCCCATCCCGATGACGCTGAGCCGGATGCGCTCGAGCTCCTCCGGGTCTGCCTGGGTGGGCCCGCTGCCGGCGTGGATCTCGCCTCGGGAGACGGCCAGCGCGGCCTCGATGGCCGCTGCGGCCAGATCCGCGAGCTGCCGCCCGACGGCCGGCAGGTGATCTACGGGATCGGCGGCGCCCAGATCGCCCAGGGCGATGCGGATGAGCTGGCGGCGGTACTCGACGCGCAGGGCTGCCGCGCCGTCGTCGCCGACGGACTGCGCGACGGGCGTGTCCGCCTCCGGGTCGGCGCCCACGCTGCGCAGGAGGCTCGAGCGCAGCTCGTCGGCGGAGATCTCCTCCGGCTCGGGGTCGAGGGGACCATCGAGCAGGTCCAGGTGCTGCGGGTGCGACTCGAGGAAGCCGCCGAGGGCCTCGGAGCAGCCCAGCAGGCGGATCAGCGTCTGTGCCTGCTGCGGGTCCTTCAGACGGGCAGCGGCCCGGGGCTCGGCCTCGATCAGTCGCACCAGGCAGCGCACGGCGGCGTCCGGGCAGCCGGTCTGCTCGAGCTGTCCGAGCAGGGGCTCGAGCTCCACGCCCTTCAGCTCGCCGAAGCCGAGCCAGCGCCGGGCCGTGCGCACGTCGTCGAACCCGGTCTTGACCAGGCGCCGGTCCGCGAGCTTCTCGAGCGCCTCCGGAAGGGCGGTGGGAGCGTCCTGTTCCTGGCTCATATGGGAGCGCCTTCCGTTCTTCAGAGCAGGCCGAGATTGGTCTCGAGTTCGTAGCGGGTGACCACCGTGCGGTAGGACTCCCATTCCGCGCGCTTGTTGCGCATGATGTGCCCGAAGACCTGCTCGCCGAGCAGATCGGCCATGAACTCGGACTCCTCGGCCAGTCGGATCGCCTCGTGCAGGGAGCCCGGCATGGGCTCGTGCCCGGCCACGCGGCGCTCGGCGCTGGACATGGCGCTCAGATCGTCCGACTCGACCTCAGGCAGCTCCAGCTCGTCCTCGATCCCGCGCAGGCCGGCGGCCAGCACGCCGGCGTAGGCCAGGTACGGGTTGGCCGCCGAGTCCAGGCCGCGGTACTCGATGCGCGCGGACTGCACCTTGTCCGGCTTGTACAGCGGCACCCGCACGAGCGCGGAGCGGTTGTTGTGGCCCCAGGAGACGTAGGAGGGAGCCTCGTCGCCGCCCCACAGCCGCTTGTACGAGTTCACGAACTGATTGGTCAGGATCGCCATCTCCGGGGCGTAGCGCAGCACGCCGGCGATGAAGTGCCCGGCCACGCGCGAGAGCTGGAACTCGGCACCCGCCTCGAAGAACGCGTTGGTGTCGCCCTCGAACAGGGAGAAGTGCGTGTGCATGCCCGAACCGGGGTGATTGCCGAACGGCTTGGGCATGAAGGTCGCGTACGAGTCGTGCTTGAGCGCCGACTCCTTGACGATCGTGCGGAACGTCATGATGTTGTCCGCGGTCTGCAGCGGATCGGCATAGCGCAGGTCGATCTCGTTCTGGCCCGGG is from Kocuria palustris and encodes:
- a CDS encoding PLD nuclease N-terminal domain-containing protein; its protein translation is MQARRHIAARRARPLSSRRRMIWIAAVLLFPLLGPLVRFVVGQRGDVHDPALRRGPDSQFDGPGAR
- a CDS encoding bifunctional [glutamine synthetase] adenylyltransferase/[glutamine synthetase]-adenylyl-L-tyrosine phosphorylase is translated as MSQEQDAPTALPEALEKLADRRLVKTGFDDVRTARRWLGFGELKGVELEPLLGQLEQTGCPDAAVRCLVRLIEAEPRAAARLKDPQQAQTLIRLLGCSEALGGFLESHPQHLDLLDGPLDPEPEEISADELRSSLLRSVGADPEADTPVAQSVGDDGAAALRVEYRRQLIRIALGDLGAADPVDHLPAVGRQLADLAAAAIEAALAVSRGEIHAGSGPTQADPEELERIRLSVIGMGKCGARELNYISDVDVVYVHDIVDPFGGEDGHEPIDDDRAAVLATALAIGTARAVMSNGPEAPLWELDANLRPEGKDGPLSRTLDSHVRYYRKWAKSWEFQALLKARPMAGDQELGRRYSEAISPMVWESSHREGFVSSVQAMRRRVMDNIPSEERDRQIKLGPGGLRDVEFTVQLLQLVHGRGDESVRTRATTDSLAALANAGYIGREDAEEFGAQYRWLRLLEHRIQLFRMRRTHLMPTSTAELAVIAAAMHPPGAGARTGGDDLMERWHKTRRAVRGMHERIFYRPLLAAITNTSFEGVELNQDQVRDRLKALGYRDPKAAHRHLEALTRGVSRRASILRTLLPVLLEWFAEGVDPDAGLLGFRRVSEELGTSPWYLRMLRDSNTGAQRLCHVLSSSRYISDMLETLPEATAWLGTDAELKPRTFATLWAETHAQMGRHPDAESAVRMIRLMRRRESLRVALADTAGLIDVQQVVAALSDIDRAAVLGALYSAERELHREQGVPWAADILVVAMGRQGGREIGYGSDADVLYVYVPCEDGHEHPGRDELGLISRPDDAAAPEAADAVEGASTDDTAESDDALSGASDEAAASDDAPDSDAAAEDAPPQQPGEQAARVIERMVQLLKRPCDPPIVAERVLEIDNDLRPEGRSGPMVRSLESYAEYYSRWADTWEFQALTRARPMAGSDLLAERFTELIDPYRYPAELTERQLNEIRRMKARVENERLPRGADPSRHVKLGRGGLSDVEWLVQTLQLQHAHQHPGLRTTSTLDGLEAAVQAELMDSEDAHALAKAWKLCTAIRNGNVLRTGRASDVLPSAGQDMEAVARWCGYPPGSSELLEDDYLRTTRQARAVFERLFYGL
- a CDS encoding glutamine synthetase family protein → MDRQQEFVLRTIEDRDVRFVRMWFTDVTGTLKSVALAPAEVESAFEEGLGFDGSSIEGFSRVTESDMLLQPDPSTFQILPWRGKDQPTARMFCDILTPDGEPSMADPRGVLKRVLAKATEQGVTCYTSPEIEFYLLESSRLDPATGEPTPVDSEGYFDHTPGGVVQNFRRDVVLMLEEVGISVEFSHHEAGPGQNEIDLRYADPLQTADNIMTFRTIVKESALKHDSYATFMPKPFGNHPGSGMHTHFSLFEGDTNAFFEAGAEFQLSRVAGHFIAGVLRYAPEMAILTNQFVNSYKRLWGGDEAPSYVSWGHNNRSALVRVPLYKPDKVQSARIEYRGLDSAANPYLAYAGVLAAGLRGIEDELELPEVESDDLSAMSSAERRVAGHEPMPGSLHEAIRLAEESEFMADLLGEQVFGHIMRNKRAEWESYRTVVTRYELETNLGLL